The Ranitomeya imitator isolate aRanImi1 chromosome 3, aRanImi1.pri, whole genome shotgun sequence genome has a window encoding:
- the LOC138671746 gene encoding keratin, type II cytoskeletal cochleal-like: MLETKWALLQEQKTARCQIEPLFEAFISNLRRQLENLECERARLDAERNSMEGTVEELKRRYEEEVNRRTAAENEFVSLKRDVDAAFMNKAELQAKADSLSDEINFLRTLYDAEISQLQAQISDTSVVVSMDNSRDLDMDSIIAEVRAQYEEIASRSRAEAEAMYQSRFEDLRMAAGRNGNDLQNSRNEISELNRTIQRLKGEIECAKAQRAALEAAIAEAEERGEAAVRDAKNKLSELESALQKAKQDMARQLREYQELMNVKLALDIEIATYKKMLEGEESRLASDGHVNISVLHSSTGGKHHSGGKSHGGSGHHHHHHHHKGGFSSSSHISVGKHHSDHGHKHGHHC, encoded by the exons ATGCTGGAGACCAAATGGGCTCTTCTTCAAGAACAGAAAACAGCCCGGTGTCAGATTGAACCTCTATTTGAGGCTTTTATCAGTAACCTCAGGAGACAACTGGAGAACCTGGAATGTGAAAGGGCTCGTTTGGATGCAGAAAGGAACAGTATGGAAGGAACTGTGGAAGAACTGAAAAGAAG ATACGAAGAGGAAGTCAACAGGCGTACAGCTGCTGAGAATGAATTTGTATCTCTGAAGAGG GATGTTGATGCCGCTTTCATGAACAAAGCTGAACTCCAAGCTAAGGCCGACTCTCTTTCTGATGAGATCAACTTCCTGAGGACTCTCTATGATGCG GAGATCAGTCAGCTCCAGGCTCAGATCTCAGACACCTCAGTGGTTGTGTCCATGGACAACAGCCGTGACCTGGACATGGACAGCATCATCGCTGAGGTCAGAGCCCAATATGAGGAGATTGCCAGCAGGAGCAGAGCTGAGGCCGAGGCCATGTATCAGTCAAGG TTTGAGGACTTGCGTATGGCAGCTGGAAGAAATGGCAATGATCTGCAGAACAGCAGGAATGAAATTTCTGAACTCAACAGAACAATCCAGAGGCTCAAGGGAGAGATTGAATGTGCAAAAGCCCAG CGTGCTGCTCTTGAAGCCGCGATCGCAGAGGCCGAGGAACGTGGTGAAGCTGCTGTCCGAGATGCCAAGAACAAGCTGTCAGAACTGGAGTCTGCCCTACAGAAGGCCAAGCAGGACATGGCTCGCCAGCTGAGAGAATACCAGGAGCTGATGAACGTCAAACTGGCCCTGGATATTGAGATCGCCACTTATAAGAAAATGCTTGAAGGAGAGGAGAGCAG ACTTGCTTCAGATGGCCATGTTAATATTT CCGTTCTTCACTCCAGCACTGGTGGAAAGCATCACTCAGGAGGAAAGTCCCATGGTGGAAGtggacatcatcatcatcaccatcatcataaaGGAGGATTTAGCTCCAGCAGCCACATCTCTGTTGGCAAACATCACTCTGACCATGGCCATAAACATGGACATCACTGCTAA